The genomic interval GTTGTGGCTGGAGCCGGGGCGTTTTCTGGTCTCGGAGGCCGGCGTGCTGCTCGCGCGTGTCACGCAGCTGAAGACCAAGGGAGCCTACCACTACGTGGGCGTGGAGACGGGCATGAACACGCTGATTCGGCCGGCGCTCTACGGGGCGTATCACGCCATCGTCAACCTCACGCGCCACGCGCAGGCGCCCGAGATCGAGGCTGAGATCGTCGGCCCCATCTGTGAGAGCGGCGATGTGCTGGGACATGCGCGCTGGCTGCCGGTGTGTGAGGAGGGCGATGTGTTGCTGGTGGCCAACTGCGGCTCGTACGGTCGGGCCATGAGTTCGCGCTATAACCTGCGCGAGCCCGCCCGCGAGGTTGTGCTGGGCGCACCTGAGTCGGAGCAATGAGACTCAAAAAAGGGCAAACGCTCAATGAATACAGGCCGCCGGGCAGGTGCGTGGGAGGTTGCGCTGGAAGCGCAGATGATCTTCAAAGACCTCCTCACCCCAAACGCCCGCGCGCTCAAAGGGCCAGCTGAGCGGGGCGGCGCAGAGGTCGTCGATCACAAAGGGCTCCCCGCGCCAGGTGCCTTCGAGGTAGAAGGGACGCACTTCGTCTCTGCACCAGTTGCGGCGCATCTGGCGCACCTGGGTGGTGTTCCAGAGCTGGTCGAGGACCTTGTTTTCGTATTCGACGATGAAGCCGGGCTCGCGAAAGTAGACGCGGTCGACGCGAATGTACTCCTCGCGCAGCCGCCAGCGCTCGGGCATCACAAGGTGATTCCAGCAGCCCTGGTCGATGCGCAGGTTACTGACCATGGCAGCGGTATGTTGAAAGCGAAGCCCCAGGTAGGGGGTGAGCGCGTGGATGAGGTAGAGCGCCACAGCCAGGGTGGCCAGACGGCGTGCCGTCCGGGAGGTGGGTTGGCCCGCATGCGTCGTGCGCCAGAGATGGCGAGGTGAGAGGGGCGTGAGCGCCACCCAGATGAGAAGTCCCCATAGAAGTGCCTCCCGCGGAAGCATCGTCCAGTCGTCGGAGCCGCCGTGCATCCAGGTGGTGAGCGCCGTCATGGTCAGGGCGGCACCGATGATGAGGGGGCCAAAGCGCCGACCACGCTCGGCGAAGCTACGAAGATCCGCAGTGGTCAAAAAGGCGGCGTGACCGATGAGCATCACAAAGGCAAAGGCCGGCGCCATCGTCAGCGTCAGAGGGATATGAAAGAGCAGCGCGATCACAAGTGCCGCCTTGCGTCTCCCGGCCACATAGAGAAGGGCAATGCCCAGCTCGGCGGCGATGACCACGGCCGGTGCCAGCTCGCGAAGCAGCAAGCCGCCCGGGAGGTCGGTCAGACTCAGGTTCAGATAGCCTGCAAGCTTGTCGACGCCATAGGACGCGCAGCTCAGCGTAGGGTCGATGAAGTCGCGGTTGAGCTTATGAAATGCGCTCATCGCGTACACCGCCACGGTCAGCCCGCGGACAAAATGAAAGAATGCGTCGGTGAGTTCCGACTCGGACGTCGGCGTGGGTGTAGGGCTGAGCACGTCGGTATCGAAGGCGGCCGGATTGTGTGCGTCCGGGCGGCGCGCGGCGCGCCATCCTCCCAGAGCGCAGAGAAGCAGCGCGGCTGTCGCGATGAGCATCAGCAACAAGGATTGGTTGAGATGATCGCGCCCCATCAGAAGAGGCAGCGCTTTGCCCAGCGCACAACTCGCCCACGGGATAAGAGAGGGAGAAAAGGGTAGCGCGAGGATGCCCAGCAGGAAGAGGGCGTTGCCCGCGAGCCATTCGGGGATCCAGGCATCGGCCAGCCAGAGGTGGCAGAGCCCGGCGAGGCTAAAGAGCAGCGCCATCAAGCGAAAGGGAGGGCCCTGAGGGTGCCAGCTCAACACGATGTTCAAGGGGGTTTGAAACATGGCGGAAATACCCGCGTGACTCGGATGTTGGCCCCGGGGACGGAGATGTTCAGAGCAACCCGTGCGCTCGGAATTTGCCAGAGGTTGAGATGGCGCGCACGTTGGACTGGCGAAAGTCTTTCAAGGGCGCGTGAATCATGCTAAGGAACGCGCCAACACTGGCAGCGGGCTCATACCCCCTCATCGGTCGGTGGCGCGCAAGGTTTGCGCGGCGGAGGTGAACGGCCGAACCCTCGGAGTTGTTTCCATGATACCACTGAAAAAAGCCCTGAATTCGTCGATCGGGCGCAAGTTCGTCATGTCGATCTCAGGCATCGCGCTTGTGCTTTTTGTGATCGTGCACCTGCTTGGCAACCTGACTCTCTATGTGCCCGATGGCGGAGAGGCGTTTAACATTTACGCTTCGAAGTTCGAGCTGCTCGGGCCCTTTCTCTATGTGATTGAGATGGGGCTTCTGGGCGTGATCGCGTTGCACATCATCTGGGGTGTGACCACGACCGTGCGCAACAAGCGCGCTCGGGGCAACAATTACGACGCCGGGGGGGTAACCAAGGGCGGGCCGAGTAACCTCAACCCGGCTTCGCGCAACATGATCATCACGGGCTCGATCCTGGGCATC from Lujinxingia sediminis carries:
- a CDS encoding succinate dehydrogenase cytochrome b subunit, with amino-acid sequence MIPLKKALNSSIGRKFVMSISGIALVLFVIVHLLGNLTLYVPDGGEAFNIYASKFELLGPFLYVIEMGLLGVIALHIIWGVTTTVRNKRARGNNYDAGGVTKGGPSNLNPASRNMIITGSILGIFLVVHVWHFRIQKMFMDATMIIDGKEHTDLYSLVAGSFQNPLWVAFYVVAMLFLGFHLRHGFWSAFQSLGAMKPQWSKGIYAVGLAIAVVLAVGFLGIPVYLYIIGG